The following are encoded together in the Brassica napus cultivar Da-Ae chromosome A9, Da-Ae, whole genome shotgun sequence genome:
- the LOC106450875 gene encoding O-glucosyltransferase rumi homolog — MTSLFSKPRALTSLVSHFKTYRPITGKLHVATLTLLLFLVAAAVAVTSSLWLSKTTKQFDRPTLVTTKPVPELESPQKTGVLVNCTSLLNQNRSGSCSRTFLWLNKTKSYNPPTIITTKPVHAPVPVPEKKSTKKTRISVDCTSFLNQNRSGSCSRTAQPGYNNNQTESNRACPDYFKWIHEDLKPWRETGITREMVERGQTTAHFRLLIVNGKVFVENYKKSIQTRDAFTLWGILQLLRKYPGKLPDVDLMFDCDDRPVIRSDGYDTFNLTAENAPPVLFRYGGDRWTADIVFPDWSFWGWQEINIKPWSKVLKEMEEGKKKKKFMERESYAYWKGNPFVASPSREDLLTCNLSSQHDWNARIFIQDWISEGQKGFENSNVADQCTYRYKIYIEGYGWSVSEKYILACDSVTLMVKPYYYDFFSRTLQPLQHYWPINDKNKCRSIKFAVDWLNNHTQKAQEIGRGASEFMQRDLSMENVYDYMFHLLNEYSKLLKFKPQVSQNSVEICTEAMVCPSGNANGTNKRFLMGSLVDEPHISGPCSLPPPFDPNGLEKFHRKKLNLIRQVEKWEHAYWKNVQ; from the exons ATGACATCTCTCTTCTCTAAACCTCGAGCTCTCACTTCTCTAGTCTCCCACTTTAAAACGTACCGTCCGATCACCGGAAAACTCCATGTGGCCACCTTGACGCTTCTCCTCTTCCTTGTAGCAGCCGCTGTTGCCGTCACTTCCTCTCTATGGCTTAGTAAG ACGACAAAACAATTTGATCGACCGACATTAGTCACAACAAAACCGGTACCGGAGCTAGAATCACCGCAGAAAACCGGGGTATTGGTAAATTGCACAAGTTTATTGAACCAAAACCGGTCTGGTTCTTGCTCAAGAACATTTCTATGGCTAAACAAG ACAAAATCATATAATCCACCGacaataataacaacaaaaccGGTTCACGCACCTGTACCAGTACCAGAGAAGAAATCAACGAAGAAAACCAGAATCTCGGTAGATTGCACAAGTTTCTTGAATCAAAACCGGTCCGGTTCTTGCTCGAGAACAGCTCAACCCGGTTATAATAATAACCAAACCGAATCGAACCGGGCATGTCCTGATTACTTCAAGTGGATCCACGAGGATCTAAAGCCATGGAGAGAGACGGGGATAACAAGAGAAATGGTGGAACGAGGACAAACGACAGCGCATTTCCGGTTACTCATAGTAAACGGCAAGGTGTTCGTAGAAAACTACAAAAAGTCGATACAAACTAGAGACGCGTTCACACTGTGGGGGATTCTTCAGCTGCTGAGAAAGTATCCAGGGAAGTTGCCTGACGTGGATCTCATGTTTGACTGTGATGATCGGCCGGTCATTAGATCGGACGGTTACGATACATTTAATCTTACAGCTGAAAATGCACCACCTGTGTTATTTAGATACGGCGGAGATAGATGGACGGCGGATATCGTCTTTCCAGACTGGTCATTCTGGGGATG GCAAGAGATAAACATAAAACCATGGAGCAAAGTGTTGAAAGAAATGGAAgaaggaaagaagaagaagaagtttatGGAGAGAGAATCTTATGCATATTGGAAAGGGAATCCTTTTGTTGCATCTCCTTCAAGAGAAGATCTTCTTACTTGCAATTTATCCTCACAACATGATTGGAATGCTAGAATTTTCATTCag GATTGGATATCAGAAGGGCAAAAAGGTTTTGAGAATTCAAATGTAGCAGATCAATGCACTTACAG gtacaagatatatatagaaGGGTATGGATGGTCAGTGAGTGAGAAATACATATTAGCGTGTGACTCAGTCACGTTGATGGTTAAACCTTATTACTATGATTTCTTCTCAagaactcttcaacctctccaACACTATTGGCCCATTAATGATAAGAATAAATGTAGATCCATCAAATTTGCTGTTGACTGGCTTAATAATCACACTCAAAAG GCTCAAGAGATTGGAAGGGGAGCAAGTGAGTTCATGCAAAGAGATCTATCAATGGAAAACGTGTATGATTACATGTTCCATTTGCTGAATGAATACTCAAAGCTTCTTAAGTTCAAGCCTCAAGTTTCCCAAAACAGTGTTGAAATCTGCACGGAAGCGATGGTGTGCCCTTCTGGAAATGCGAATGGGACTAATAAGAGGTTTTTGATGGGCTCTTTAGTCGATGAACCTCACATTTCAGGCCCATGTTCACTGCCTCCTCCTTTTGATCCCAACGGTCTCGAGAAGTTCCATAGGAAGAAATTGAATCTCATCCGGCAAGTTGAGAAATGGGAGCATGCTTACTGGAAAAACGTTCAATAA